The genomic segment ACATTTCGTGAATTTTTGTCGATTTTGGCCAATTGTTTCTGTCACAAACCAAAACTAAAAcctcaaaaaaacccacaaaaatctgaaaaaggtGAATTGTTTGATTGTGACAACTTCATAGATCcagaaattcatagattccaagatttCATAGATCCAGAAATTCACAGATCCCAAGGCAAGGTGGTGATAATCCaagctgacctcctgcataacacagcctAAAGCTGaatgaattcctgtttgaacGCATGCAGATCTCGTTCAACCCCGAATGACATTTTTCCCCCAACTTTTTGATTCAACAAAAATGTCACAACATTTCACTTTCAAAGCCCTAAACAaagttcctgcccctcccccgatTTTCTGGCTTGCCACCAACTTGAAAAATCAATTGCCCAGCTCtagtgtaaatgacaacacaaggtgtcGAAgacccatagattttaaggccagaagggaaaatgaagtcatctagtctaacccggGCCAAATAATTCCTCCCAGTGGTTATCAGAGGGAATTTTTGTCTGGTCCCTGGATCCAAATCTCACTGGTGACCCAAACAGGATGTGGGGTGACTACAAAATGCAAGAAGATCCCATGTGATATTATGCTTAAAGCTTGGGCAGCTTTAGTCTGCAGTGGGAAACGCGAGGGGGAAATGAAAATGAGGAAGAAAGTATTGGCTAATGTATCACGCTCTTCTCTTCCGTGATAAAAGCGAAGGAGGGCGGGGGATGGGAAATTCCAGCTTCTGTGGATCCACCGGTCTGAGCTAGCTTCAGCGACATGATGCGAAGTAACACCAGCTGGGAATTTGGTGTGTTTGTCTCTAACGGAGCAATACTGATTCACACCTgcagggatctggccccattgattgCAATGAAGCGACGGCTGAGTCACACCTGCTGGGGGTCTGGCCGCACTGACTCCAGCAAAGCGACACACATTTACACCAGGTGGGGCTCTCACCTGGGAGCTTGACGTCTGTTCTTTCTCGTCTCATCAGCCCCTTCCAATCTTAAACGAAAGACTGTTCAGGCAGAGAGCATGCAGGCTTGCACTGGACTTCACCACAGTGTCTCAGGTTACTAAGCAGTGTGGCAGCAAccggtggaactcactgctgcaggaacaCAATTCCACCTAATGATGACAGTAAGTGCGGGTTTGAGAGGAGAAACGGCAGCACGTGTGTGCAATCATACAGCAGGATCAGAAACTTAGGCTGGCATATAATTCCTCTGAGCCATCTGGTATGGGCATCTCTTGGAGGACGTATATCGTCGACAGTGTCTTGACGGTTGCAGCAGCATCTGGGGGTGAACCTGTCCCCGAGGTGTCCTTGTTTCTCATGGACAGAACATACTGGGGAAGGGAATCACAGTGTGAAGTTGACTCTGATCATTCAGCGGGCGACAGGGAGTGTTTCCAAGTAGGAGCCCAGTTGGTGGGTGTGGTAGGGGGCGTTAAGGGGCAGAGGCCATGTTAAGCTACCTTTCCACTCATAGATATGAGGAcggacacacacagagagaatccAGTGCGATTCACGAGGGCAAATGGGGTGTGAGACgttccctccagcagggggcagtgttatttctctcactcacacacacacacacacagttcaagGCCTGTATAACATAtttcctccagcagggggcagcattcacacacacacacacacacacacgaaaggGGGGAGAACCCGCTCACCTCGCCCACGATCAGCACCAGGAGGCAGAGAACCAGGCCCGCTAGGCACAGCCGGACAGCATTGGGCACCACAGCTCCCCCTCCATCCAGCGTGGCCCATACCGGGGCGAGGGGTGGCGCCGTGCCCCCTGCAGAGAGGAAACCAAATTCAGAGCCCTGCTCAACAGCACAGCCCTAGGGCTCACCGACGCCCGCCCCCCTCCGCACACACCCGCCTGCCTGTCTcgggattgggggcgggggggtcaagCATGGATCACCCCGGGCCCTCAATGTCATGACGCCGCACAGGAGAGCTGGGATCTAAGCCGAGAAGCCTGGACCAGGAACCTCCACTGACCCACACAATCAGGACTGTTTTGCAGTGCGGAAGGGGGTCAGGCCCCGAGACAGAAGGTCTGCGCAGTGCAGGGCGGCCGTGTGAGTACGGCTCGGAGCCCCGTGGCCAACCACCATAAGGCCAGATTAAGCAGGCAACTCCCAGGCCGCAAGCCCCGGGGCCCACAGATCTGGGTTCACAGTGCAGGGTAGACGTAACATAAGAGGGGCTGGAGCGGAGACCCGGGACGCAGGGCCCCAGGGGGCGAAGCTGGGAACCGGAGGCCtggggaaagaatcatagaatcatagaacatcagggttggaagggacctcaggaggttctagtccaaccccctgctcaaagcaggaccgatccccaactaaatcatcccagccagggctttgtcaatccgggtcttaaaaacctctaaggaaggagattccaccacctccctaggtaacccattcagtgcttcaccaccctcctggtgaaaaagttttttctaatatccaacctagacctcccccactgcaacttgagaccattactcctcgttctgtcatctgccaccacggagaacagtctagatccatcctctttggaaccccctctcaggtagttgaaagcagctatcaaatcccccctcattcttctcttctgcagactaaacaatcccagttccctcagcctctccacataagtcatgtgccccagtcccctaatcatttttgttgccctcctctggactctttccagtttttccacgtccttcttgtagtgtggagcccaaaactggacacagtactccagatgaggcctcaccaatgtcgaatagaggggaacgatcacgtccctcgatctgctggcaatgctcctacttatacatcccaaaatgccattggcctttttggcaacaagggcacactgttgactcatatccagcttctcgtccactgtaacccctcggtccttttctgcagaactgctgccgagccattcggtccctagtctgtagcggtgcctgggattcttccgtcctaagtgcaggactctgcccttgtccttgttgaacctcatcaggtttcttttggcccaatcctctaatttgtctaagggtatgtctacaatatgaaattaggtcgattttatagaagtcgatttttagaattcaattttatacagtcgattgcgtatgtccacactaagcgcattaagtcagtggagtgcgtcctcactaagCCCTTTAgatcgacggaacggggttggtgtgtggacgcagtcattttcaaatcgacctaatgcagctaaattcgacctaaccccgtagtgtagaccagggctaggtccctctgtatcctatccctaccctccagcatatctacctctcctcccagtttagtttcatccgcaaatttgctgagagtgcaatccacaccatcctccaggtcatttatgaagatattgaacaaaaccggccccaggaccgacccttggggcactccgcttgatatcggctgccaactagacatggagccattgatcactacccgttgagcccgacaatctagccagctttctgtccaccttatagtccattcatccagcccatacttctttaacgtgctggcaagaatactgtgggatgcgacacagagccaggaacagagccgaAATCCCGAGTCCCAGCTCGGTGCTGTAACACCAAGACctgccccctccgccccgcccccccccccccgtgcccctctgttctccttcctcACCCTGCAGTTCGGTGCTGCTGGCAGGTGCTGGCGAGGTGGGAGGCAGGACGGTGGTGGGGTCTGTAGGGAGACTGGGGTCTGTAGGGAGACTGGGGTCTGTAGGGAGACAAGCCAGAgcagggtgggtgaggggggTTGGCTGGAGGGAGGGATCCCCTGCCGGGCTCTGAGTTCAACTCTGCACTGGCTGGGCCTCCCCAGGGAGCGGACTAGAGGCCgtgacgggggtggggggcagcaccgTGGGACAGGGGCTGCCTGCTGGCCGGGGTAGGAGAGTAGGGCGGGATGGCAGCTTTGCAATGGGATCCGTGGGGACAGCTGGGATGCCAGATCCCTGGTGGGGTGAGATCCCCATGCGGGGAAGGATCAGAGAAACAGGATCCCTGGTAGGGGGTGGGATCCCCATGGGGGGAGCGGGGATGCTGGATCCCTGGTGCGGGGATGTGTGGGGGCAGGATCCCCATATTATGTGGGGGAACAAGGTTACAGGAGcccatgggggatgggggaggggagggagtgggggaggggttgggacgCGGGAGcccatgggggatgggggaggggagggaatgggggaggggttgggacgCGGGATCCCAGGGaagacgggggaggggagggagtggggcagggggtgggaacgCGGGATCCCATGGAggacgggggagggggtgaggcgcGGGATCCCATGGaggacgggggaggggagggaatggggcaggggttgggacgCGGGATCCCATGCaggacgggggaggggaggggaggggaggggacgggggaggggtTGGGACGCGGGATCCCATGGaggacgggggaggggagggagtggggcagggggtgggaacgCGGGATCCCATGGAGgacgggggaagggaggggaggggacggggggaggggttgggacgCGGGATCCCATGGaggattggggaggggagggaacgggggagggggtgggaacgCGGGATCCCATGGaggacgggggaggggaggggacgggggaggggtTGGGACGCGGGATCCCATGGaggacgggggaggggaggggaggggacgggggagggggtgggacgcGGGATCCCATGGaggacgggggaggggaggggacggggcgggggggggaacgcaggggctggggagggggctgagctgcGGGGGatggggccggggctggctggCGGGATCCCGCCCCGGCTGtccccgcccgcccccgccccccccgaccgGTTACCTGGGGCGGGGGCCAGGGTCAGGTTGACCTCGGCCGCGGCCTGCACGTCCAGGCCCAGCAGGCTGACGCGGTAGGGGCCGGCGTCCTCGGGCCGGGCGTCCCGCAGCAGCAGCGAGGcctcgctggggcccaggccgGCCCGGCCCTCGTAGCCCCGGCCGCgctccagggccaggcggcaggaCTGGCGCCAGGGGGCCGCCCCGCCGCAGCCCCgggccgccagcagcagcaccaggcgGCCCGTGGGCTGGAAGCGCCAGCGCACCTGGAAGGACGCGGGCGGCGGGGCCGGGAGCCGCAGGGCGGCGGGGAGCAGGGCCGTGCCCCCGGGGAGCGCGGCCACGGGGCCAGCCGGCACCGCCAGCCAGAGCGGGGAGCAGCCGCCTGCCGGGAGAGGCAGCGGgagtgccgggggggggctgggcgggcCCCCCACGTCCCCTCTATGCTGCTCCCCACGGCCCCGCCGCCcggccccccgctgccccccccgcacccccacccccggcacccccactgccccacccgcACCCTcacccccggctcccccccg from the Chelonia mydas isolate rCheMyd1 chromosome 14, rCheMyd1.pri.v2, whole genome shotgun sequence genome contains:
- the LOC122462815 gene encoding elongin BC and Polycomb repressive complex 2-associated protein-like, yielding MAGHIGFYALRRTDVTAGSNCWISPPSGRCLSCCIVQYCIWDERGAGRRGRGEQHRGDVGGPPSPPPALPLPLPAGGCSPLWLAVPAGPVAALPGGTALLPAALRLPAPPPASFQVRWRFQPTGRLVLLLAARGCGGAAPWRQSCRLALERGRGYEGRAGLGPSEASLLLRDARPEDAGPYRVSLLGLDVQAAAEVNLTLAPAPDPSLPTDPSLPTDPTTVLPPTSPAPASSTELQGGTAPPLAPVWATLDGGGAVVPNAVRLCLAGLVLCLLVLIVGEYVLSMRNKDTSGTGSPPDAAATVKTLSTIYVLQEMPIPDGSEELYASLSF